Proteins found in one Zea mays cultivar B73 chromosome 1, Zm-B73-REFERENCE-NAM-5.0, whole genome shotgun sequence genomic segment:
- the LOC541874 gene encoding homocysteine S-methyltransferase 2 — translation MVVTAAGSAEEAVRRWVDAAGGRLVLDGGLATELEANGADLNDPLWSAKCLLSSPHLIRKVHMDYLEAGANIIITASYQATIQGFESKGFSKEQSENLLTKSVEIALEAREMFLKEHLEKSTPIQHPVLVAASLGSYGAYLADGSEYSGDYGEAGTKEFLKDFHRRRLQVLAEAGPDLIAFETIPNKLEAEAYVELLEECNINIPAWFSFNSKDGVHIVSGDSLIECTTIADKCAKVGAVGINCTPPRFIHGLILSIRKVTDKPILIYPNSGERYDGEKKEWVESTGVSDGDFVSYVNEWCKDGAVLIGGCCRTTPNTIRAIHRTLNKSPNKQQLPAVE, via the exons ATGGTGGTGACGGCGGCCGGCAGCGCGGAGGAGGCTGTGCGGCGGTGGGTGGACGCCGCCGGAGGACGCCTCGTCCTCGACGGCGGGCTGGCCACGGAGCTCGAGGCCAACGGCGCCGACCTCAACGACCCGCTCTGGAGCGCTAAGTGCCTCCTCTCCTCCCCGCACCTCATCCGCAAG GTCCACATGGACTATCTGGAAGCTGGCGCAAACATTATAATCACAGCATCGTATCAG GCCACTATTCAAGGGTTTGAATCAAAGGGTTTTTCAAAAGAACAGAGTGAAAACTTACTAACAAAGAGTGTCGAGATTGCACTGGAAGCTCGTGAGATGTTCTTGAAGGAACATCTGGAGAAGTCCACTCCTATACAGCACCCGGTTCTGGTCGCAGCGTCTTTAGGGAGTTATGGAGCTTATCTTGCCGATGGCTCCGAGTACAG TGGGGATTATGGTGAAGCTGGTACGAAAGAGTTCCTGAAAGATTTCCATCGGCGGAGGCTCCAGGTTCTTGCGGAAGCAGGCCCCGATTTGATTGCTTTCGAAACGATTCCCAACAAACTGGAAGCTGAG GCGTATGTCGAACTTCTCGAGGAGTGCAACATCAATATCCCTGCATGGTTTTCCTTCAACTCAAAAGATGGAGTGCATATTGTGAGCGGTGACTCGTTAATCGAATGCACTACTATTGCTGACAAGTGTGCAAAGGTTGGTGCGGTCGGGATAAACTGCACACCTCCAAGATTTATCCATGGACTGATACTCTCCATTCGAAAG GTCACGGACAAGCCCATTCTGATATATCCCAACAGTGGCGAAAGATACGATGGTGAAAAAAAGGAGTGGGTG GAATCCACTGGTGTGTCAGATGGTGATTTTGTTTCTTATGTGAACGAGTGGTGCAAAGACGGGGCTGTGCTTATCGGTGGCTGCTGCAGGACAACTCCAAACACTATCAGGGCCATACACAGAACTCTGAACAAAAGCCCCAACAAGCAGCAGTTACCTGCTGTAGAATAA